A genomic region of Plasmodium malariae genome assembly, chromosome: 14 contains the following coding sequences:
- the PmUG01_14071500 gene encoding conserved Plasmodium protein, unknown function — protein sequence MDNSLITSYILITEKLNSNKFTGHKIKLKSSILCRQEDVDYDVIENFCNVLKKNTSFSGYLDISYNNLNEINLFHVICSVYENKNIRGLNIKGNKITNMIFQKILLNLEHNNFEYLNIQSTQLNDQQIKNIIFSTLNKKVQSLKLPFLNINTFQYLIKYLIYNDSLKKLHFFITYHNETISKHTQNNENVISNYQNYVHSLRNLFKQFIQVVEDKANIKNVKCKMNFHDDEIEEMISFINSVCEKHKRNSEKDQKMNEHIMRVTPLEKIQLLISDINGTTKHIEKFEKEVQMTFDKDVITFLQKMLP from the exons ATGGACAATTCACTAATCACGTCGTACATCCTAATAACGGAAAAACTAAATAGCAATAAATTTACGGGGCATAAAATAAAGCTGAAAAGCAGTATTTTGTGTAGACAAGAAGATGTCGATTACGATGTTATAGAAAACTTTTGTAacgttttaaaaaaaaatacatcgTTTAGTGGATACTTAGACATATCATATaacaatttaaatgaaattaatttatttcatgtTATATGTAgtgtatatgaaaataaaaatattagagggttaaatataaaaggaaataaaattacaaatatgatatttcaaaaaattttattaaatcttgaacataataattttgaatatttgaatatacaAAGTACTCAGTTAAATGAtcaacaaataaaaaatattattttttctacattaaacaaaaaagttcaatcattaaaattaccttttttaaatatcaaCACATTCCAAtatcttataaaatatttaatatacaatGATTCATTAAAGAAGTTGCACTTCTTTATTACGTATCATAATGAAACTATATCCAAGCATACAcagaataatgaaaatgttaTTAGCAATTACCAGAATTATGTCcat AGtttaagaaatttatttaagCAGTTTATTCAAGTGGTTGAAGACAAAGcgaacataaaaaatgtcAAATGTAAAATGAATTTTCACGATGATGAAATTGAGGAAATGATAAGTTTCATTAACTCTGTTTGTGAAAAGCATAAAAGGAACTCTGAAAAGGATCAAAAGATGAATGAGCACATAATGCGAGTAACTCCTTTGGAAAAGATACAGTTGCTCATATCGGACATAAACGG gaCGACTAAGCATAttgaaaaatttgaaaaagaaGTTCAAATGACGTTTGACAAGGATGTAATAACATTTCTTCAAAAAATGTtaccttaa
- the PmUG01_14071700 gene encoding conserved Plasmodium protein, unknown function, producing MDGFDEAKMKQLQLLKEKMKIAKAQKGDDGNKNENVLPHDVKNVRSFETQDIKFNKIGKKNFESFSSNKKIIHIKGNRYPFQQSKSAITNFTFKTKNGTVKIGNNSNNNNDADAFDTPLTFEEVMRRKNEKKKLAFERSSQSNNDDLVSAKQMTINNEQDQKIVSDVFGGLNCDGGSNNNASNDLSGKFSGNYNSRCNGNYTSGGNDVHNKDNQSHNNSSENSKSNQLMNGCSAHNEDPSNIDMINNTNSFNINGTKNSHSFGINSLNNLFLKNVSKNEEIIIKEENMNNTFPFSRNNLSDSFADTLIRNNLSSNICNEGMSTQHFGIRNEHLNDSLNNRFNTHVVSNELKGGTIFPSSVTKVNEFSFNKTSNMTSANDKLNGTITDSCSKGSGLSGVTGVSGIGSINSDGNIGNSEINDRNMLNITNNVNCFSNMSNIFKMNNNLSSSNDLFNRPQNASSVMINRNVEESEDKYKLLNHASEISNNNNNNNNNMNMNMNMNSPFTKGNNNTNLFNTRSNILDKTNGSLSSMFFGAVEGSAITNGKSIFSNESGKNIFGNESGKSIFSNESGKNIFGNESGKSIFGNESGKSIFGNESGKSIFGSESGKSIFGNSTGGADYKNLFNTSSLFSKTTGSNSLFDNVNKSPDKISNIINSQSTFVVGSNQYAKKFSEYLINTNNKLISDSYAVRANAFPSEDINRNDKGNGNSNLNVNANPNSNSNSSSNNNSNCSNNNNSNSNSNSNNNSNCSNNNNSNSNSNSNNNSSSNSNSNSNNNSSTSFSTSYNGLCNGSTAPINSFFNRSENLFSRENDDVNSKVHKFKNTLSNIKNMKIASLNEQVKNESKIALSSMEKNIRVDVINFNTINKEQMGNNDSNCSNDAIDKRGKSEEGGTLCSTKNGITIGDTPKNEEDMATSSGPHINVENAVNRVHSINIVRSNNNDVNQYDENRNASENNNDVNRYDENDNANRNNDNGNSVLANENSSNMCKSKEGSMDLCKTTTSFFTSLIPSFFSGSSKQNQKDLNTKLDNLNNDNNLSNLNGGGSVDIHEGTSVVLLRENNDCDEPVEEKTNENTNSSKDKELDSGLNTSFNDVEVTHFKQDANQKSSETNHETLSLNSMKEAPRYTNVGHTQIKDTPQEEKSSAELNGSKSELTNGEHNGRGLGEESVPKWSCNDGMGRSRISSPSSPSSRSGGKTNFTTADVLEKAHKNNHSLYDSFNLYDARALNKSLESKESNNASRPLNVNDLNTHTAFHHENKNEGEKSESQKNEAQKNTNKTITNELQNDNNIFGIFQQIPNDSLLSINSDNFQNKEDFEKFNQIYKNINCINKNINYINKYVPTTIENVNKYIDENINCSENYDRISTVNKIFLEKIQNSHNNTLQENKEMKTMINNLNKMINKNANSINGLIKYNEKNKNCGVTFNKMSSRNDEKNKTMYYGYNSIRAKNFMEGGIGTENEMVGVNINMLTPVEKIKLINETSKEISVNDEINANEMIPEHVQKIMERREYFKAKNRLQNSNDSTKKIAVKKIKPFVPSECSESFRNTFYTNENNKRNIFSLKNLSNMDVLNGSLPNSGIIDISENYLNSICINDNSDSNKNNLGSHDKKTIKWHEEFVNANTEHMKLLSNSNSVTTPLTYFNEEHSTPFKELDIINSKSKINVNSENTNARIHNNIDVLSLNTLEDSTIRTTSKQINGMCAPNNCIDRRSAIDDTRNNDVSFLLKIEKELNRQTDFISNIYTSLEKNNYIYNRHKVESRNDNSDYNNSNDVGDDDSKNNNNNKNNKNNKNNNNNNNNNNNNNNNNNNNNNNNNNNKHNNHVQAKRRMASHMGNNNMSDNELSSFDHFENEDKFFSSTQQKKKQRFERIVDSGNVDNEEEDNSLYQNADSELSQKENKCINMSHYVKEIKNSKTLSDISTNLTKYTLQSEQILCDIINDNFNMTLKVSSLSDLPFLFEDFT from the exons ATGGATGGATTCGATGAGGCAAAGATGAAACAGCTACAGCtgttgaaagaaaaaatgaaaattgcTAAGGCACAAAAAGGTGATGatggtaataaaaatgagaatGTACTTCCACATGATGTTAAGAATGTTAGATCATTTGAAACTCAagatattaaatttaataaaattggaaaaaaaaattttgaaagtttttcatctaataaaaaaataatacatattaaagGGAATAGATACCCATTCCAACAGTCAAAAAGTGCTATTacaaattttacatttaaaacaaaaaatggtACAGTCAAGATAggcaataatagtaataataataatgatgctGATGCATTTGATACACCGCTAACTTTTGAGGAGGTTATGAgaaggaaaaatgaaaagaaaaaattggcATTTGAAAGAAGCAGTCAAAGTAATAATGACGATTTGGTGAGTGCCAAGCAGATGACCATAAATAATGAACAAGATCAGAAAATTGTTTCCGATGTGTTTGGTGGATTAAATTGCGATGGCGGTAGTAACAACAATGCGAGCAATGATCTTAGCGGAAAATTTAGTGGTAATTATAACAGTAGATGCAATGGCAACTACACCAGTGGTGGTAATGATGTCCATAACAAGGACAATCAGAGCCATAATAACAGCAGTGAGAATTCCAAAAGCAACCAGCTTATGAATGGATGTTCTGCGCATAACGAGGACCCATCAAACATAGATATGATAAACAATAcaaattcatttaatataaatggtACAAAGAATTCACATTCCTTTGGTATAAATTctttgaataatttatttttgaaaaatgttagcaaaaatgaagaaattataataaaggaagaaaatatgaataatacttttcctttttcaagGAATAATTTAAGTGATAGTTTTGCAGACACTTTGATAAGGAACAATTTGAGTAGTAACATATGTAATGAAGGAATGAGCACTCAGCATTTTGGCATTCGGAATGAGCACTTAAATGATAGCTTGAACAACAGATTTAATACCCATGTAGTAAGTAATGAACTTAAAGGTGGTACTATTTTTCCGAGCAGTGTAACCAAGGTAAACGAGTTTAGTTTTAACAAAACTTCGAATATGACTAGTGCGAATGATAAGTTGAATGGTACTATAACCGATTCGTGCAGTAAGGGCAGCGGTTTGAGCGGTGTAACCGGCGTTAGCGGCATCGGCAGCATCAACAGCGATGGAAACATTGGTAATAGTGAAATAAATGACAGAAATATGTTAAACATAACAAATAATGTTAATTGCTTTAGTAATAtgagtaatatatttaaaatgaataataactTGAGTAGTTCAAACGATTTATTTAACCGTCCACAAAATGCCAGCAGCGTGATGATTAATCGAAATGTTGAGGAGTCAGAAGATAAATATAAGCTCCTCAATCATGCGAGCGagattagtaataataataataataataataataatatgaatatgaaTATGAATATGAATAGTCCTTTTACtaaaggaaataataatacaaatttattcAACACCAGAAGTAACATTTTGGATAAAACGAATGGTAGCTTAAGCAGTATGTTTTTTGGAGCTGTGGAGGGAAGTGCCATTACTAACGGAAAAAGCATATTCAGCAATGAAagtggaaaaaatatatttggaaATGAGAGTGGAAAAAGTATATTCAGCAATGAAAgcggaaaaaatatatttggaaATGAGAGTGGAAAAAGCATATTCGGCAATGAAAGCGGAAAAAGCATATTCGGCAATGAAAGCGGAAAAAGCATATTCGGTAGTGAAAGCGGCAAAAGCATATTCGGTAACAGCACAGGTGGTGCTGACTATAAGAACCTCTTCAACACAAGCAGCCTTTTTAGTAAAACAACTGGTAGTAACAGTCTTTTTGATAATGTGAACAAATCACCTGACaaaataagtaatattataaatagcCAAAGTACATTTGTTGTTGGTTCCAATCAATATGCTAAAAAATTTAGCGAGTACTTAATAAACACGAACAACAAATTAATAAGCGATAGCTATGCCGTCAGAGCGAATGCTTTCCCCAGTGAAGACATTAATAGAAATGACAAAGGCAATGGAAATAGTAATTTAAATGTGAATGCAAATCCaaacagtaacagtaacagtagCAGTAACAATAACAGCAACTGtagcaataacaataacagtaacagtaacagtaacagtaacaataacagtaactgtagcaataacaataacagtaacagtaacagtaacagtaacaataacagtagcagtaacagtaacagtaacagtaacaataacagtaGCACCTCGTTTAGCACGTCATACAATGGTCTGTGCAACGGATCTACTGCTCCTATTAACAGCTTTTTTAACCGAagtgaaaatttattttcgaGGGAAAACGATGATGTGAATTCGAAGGTACATAAGTTTAAAAACACCTTGtcgaatattaaaaatatgaaaattgcTTCTTTGAATGAACAAGTAAAAAATGAGAGCAAAATTGCTTTATCGtcaatggaaaaaaatataagagttgatgttattaattttaatacaatTAATAAGGAACAAATGGGAAATAATGATAGTAATTGTAGTAATGATGCTATTGACAAGAGAGGAAAGAGTGAAGAAGGAGGTACTCTCTGTTCTACCAAAAATGGTATTACCATTGGTGATACGccaaaaaatgaagaagataTGGCTACTTCATCTGGTCCTCACATAAATGTTGAAAATGCGGTAAATCGAGTCCATAGCATTAATATAGTAAGAAGTAACAACAATGATGTAAACCAGTATGATGAGAACAGAAATGCAAGTGAAAACAACAACGATGTCAACAGGTACGATGAAAACGATAATGCAAATAGAAACAATGACAATGGCAACAGCGTGCTTGCAAATGAAAACTCAAGTAACATGTGTAAAAGTAAAGAAGGTAGTATGGACCTTTGCAAAACTACGACAAGCTTCTTTACCAGTCTAATTCCATCCTTTTTTTCTGGTTCAAGCAAGCAGAACCAAAAAGATCTAAACACAAAACTGGATAATCTTAATAACgataataatttaagtaaTTTGAATGGAGGTGGGAGTGTAGATATTCATGAAGGTACCAGTGTTGTATTATTAAGGGAGAACAACGACTGTGATGAACCAGTTGAAGAAAAGACCAACGAGAATACAAACAGTAGTAAGGATAAAGAATTGGACAGCGGTTTGAATACCTCCTTCAATGATGTTGAAGTTACACATTTCAAGCAag ATGCTAACCAGAAAAGTAGTGAAACAAACCATGAAACATTATCATTAAACAGTATGAAGGAAGCACCAAGATATACGAATGTTGGACATACGCAGATAAAGGATACACCCCAGGAAGAGAAATCATCTGCTGAACTTAATGGATCAAAAAGTGAGTTAACGAATGGTGAGCATAATGGTAGAGGATTAGGGGAAGAGTCCGTCCCTAAATGGAGTTGTAATGATGGCATGGGTAGAAGTAGGATCAGCAGTCCTAGCAGTCCTAGCAGTCGAAGTGGGGGTAAAACCAATTTTACAACAGCGGACGTTTTGGAAAAAGCTCACAAGAACAACCACAGTCTATACGATTCTTTCAATTTATATGATGCACGTGCATTAAATAAATCGTTAGAGAGTAAAGAGAGTAATAATGCGAGTCGTCctttaaatgtaaatgacCTCAATACACATACGGCATTTCatcatgaaaataaaaacgaaGGGGAAAAAAGCGAAAGTCAAAAAAACGAAGCgcaaaaaaatacaaataagaCCATAACAAATGAATTgcaaaatgataataacatttttggCATATTCCAACAAATACCGAATGACAGTTTACTAAGTATAAACTCagataattttcaaaataaagaagactTCGAAAAATTCAAtcagatatataaaaacataaattgcataaataaaaatataaattatataaataaatacgtCCCAACAACAATTGAAAATGTAAACAAGTATattgatgaaaatattaactgTTCAGAAAATTATGACAGAATATCTAcggttaataaaatttttttagaaaaaattcaaaattcaCACAATAATACGCTACAAGAGaataaagaaatgaaaactatgataaataatttaaataaaatgattaacAAAAATGCTAATTCTATAAATGGattgataaaatataatgaaaagaataaaaattgtgGAGTAACTTTCAATAAAATGAGTAGCCgtaatgatgaaaaaaataaaaccatGTACTATGGCTACAATAGCATAAgagcaaaaaattttatggaaGGAGGAATAGGAACTGAGAATGAAATGGTGGGTGTTAATATAAACATGTTAACCCCTgtggaaaagataaaattaataaatgaaacatCAAAGGAAATTTCTGTAAATGATGAAATCAATGCAAACGAAATGATACCTGAACATGTGCAGAAAATTATGGAAAGAAGAGAATATTTCAAGGCAAAAAATAGATTACAAAATAGTAATGATAGTACGAAAAAAATAGCAGTAAAGAAAATCAAACCGTTTGTTCCCTCAGAATGTAGTGAATCCTTTAGAAATACATTTTAcacaaatgaaaataataaaaggaatattttttctttaaagaATTTAAGTAACATGGATGTATTGAATGGAAGCCTTCCAAATAGTGGCATTATCGATATTAGTGAAAATTACTTGAACAGTATTtgtataaatgataatagtgatagtaataaaaacaatttggGTAGTcatgataaaaaaacaatCAAATGGCATGAAGAATTCGTAAACGCAAATACAGAACATATGAAATTGTTGAGTAACTCTAACAGTGTAACTACACCTTTAACGTATTTTAATGAAGAACATAGTACACCTTTTAAAGAGTTGGACATCATAAATAGTAAAAGCAAGATTAATGTAAACAGTGAAAATACAAATGCTCGTATTCACAATAATATTGATGTGTTGTCATTGAATACTTTAGAGGACTCTACTATAAGAACTACAAGTAAGCAAATTAATGGCATGTGCGCACCTAATAATTGTATAGACAGGAGGAGTGCTATTGATGATACAAGGAATAATGATGTTTCTTTCCTTCTCAAGATAGAAAAGGAACTAAACAGACAAACTGATTTTATTTCTAACATTTACACTAGTTTGGAAAAGaacaattatatttacaacaGACATAAGGTGGAATCGCGAAATGACAACAGCGATtacaataatagtaatgatGTTGGTGATGATGATagtaagaataataataataataagaataataagaataataagaataataataataataataataataataataataataataataataataataataataataataataataataataataaacataataacCATGTGCAGGCAAAAAGGAGAATGGCTAGTCACATGGGAAACAACAACATGAGTGACAACGAGTTAAGTTCTTTTGACCATTTTGAAAATGAAGACAAGTTTTTTTCATCTACtcaacaaaagaaaaaacaaaggTTTGAGCGGATTGTAGACAGTGGAAATGTAGATAATGAAGAAGAGGATAATAGTTTATATCAAAATGCAGATTCAGAATTATcacaaaaggaaaataaatgtattaatatgtCTCATTATGtcaaagaaattaaaaattcgAAAACTTTATCAGACATTTCCACCAATTTAACGAAATACACACTACAAAGTGAACAAATACTTTGTGATAtaattaatgataattttaatatgacATTAAAAGTTTCCTCACTAAGCGATTTGCCATTTTTGTTTGAAgattttacttaa
- the PmUG01_14071600 gene encoding conserved Plasmodium protein, unknown function: protein MITENGIIFLGTGSSSSSPKLSHIFKNSKILSKQNIRNSYNSELKKEDFDYVEKFVDELASKDLECIDELNDLYLRKKYNDCSDLKCYTCYDALNDNSKNKRNNISVLLKSNDSYVLIDVGKTFRDSLLRNKDKINFYEIKLDLVLISHSHTDALNGIDDLRDLQEFNKIKHDDICYYTPKNPIDIYVNEVTYDRLRKGYDYLVKKRTENIFYSKIAALNLYVLNDEKYNVLIHEKKNLKELTDELVNNSKYNHNNKTEKKNKINDIDDKKEGVNTDDDKACINIHTCDKRDEYGFVYTKFDKDKSIRFIPFQHGTNYICVGYVIGENKKLIYISDCSYLPPYVLDYIKKVGSPEILVIDALYYNSKHYSHFSLYESIQIALIIKPKKVFFIGMSCDIEHNITNLFLKKLAKKFPDISFALAHDGLFVPFDF, encoded by the exons ATGATAACGGAGAACGgtatcatatttttag GTACAGGTTCATCATCTTCCAGTCCAAAGTTATCTcacattttcaaaaattcaaaaattttatcgaaacaaaatattaggaattcatataattcagaattgaaaaaagaagattttGACTACGTAGAGAAATTTGTTGATGAGTTGGCTTCGAAAGATTTAGAATGTATTGATGAGCTAAATGATTtgtatttaagaaaaaaatataatgactGTTCAGATTTAAAATGTTACACGTGTTACGATGCATTAAAtgataattcaaaaaataagagaaataatatttccgTTCTCCTAAAATCAAATGACTCTTATGTTCTAATAGACGTCGGAAAAACGTTTAGAGACAGCCTTTTGCGTAACAaggataaaattaatttttat GAAATTAAATTAGACTTAGTCCTGATAAGCCACAGTCACACAGACGCATTGAACGGGATAGATGACTTGAGAGATTTGCAagaatttaacaaaataaaacatgatGATATCTGTTATTACACGCCGAAAAATCCAATTGACATATATGTGAATGAAGTAACCTATGATCGATTACGAAAAGGTTATGACTATTTAGTTAAGAAAAGAACAgaaaatatcttttattcaaaaattgCTGCACTTAATCTATATGTTTTAAAcgatgaaaaatataatgtattaataCATGAGAAAAAGAATTTGAAGGAATTAACTGATGAACTAgttaataattcaaaatataatcataataataaaacagaaaaaaaaaataaaataaatgatattgATGATAAAAAGGAAGGAGTAAATACAGATGATGATAAAGCctgtataaatatacacaccTGTGACAAAAGAGATGAATATGGTTTTGTCTATACAAAATTTGATAAAGATAAAAGTATAAGATTTATTCCATTTCAACATGGAACAAATTACATTTGTGTTGGTTATGTAATaggagaaaataaaaagttaatatatatttcagaTTGTTCATATTTACCACCATATGTATTagattatattaaaaaagtaggATCACCTGAAATTTTAGTTATAGACGCACTTTATTATAATTCGAAACATTATTCTCACTTCTCCTTGTATGAAAGTATACAAATTGCTTTGATAATTAAACCAAagaaagttttttttataggGATGTCTTGTGATATTGAACATAATATTactaatttatttcttaaaaaattggCAAAAAAATTTCCAGATATTTCTTTCGCCTTGGCACATGACGGTCTGTTCGTCCCCTTCGATTTTTAG